ATGTATCTGTCCACTTCCTCGGTATCTCGTCACGTGTTTATAGTTCCATCACACGAAATGTATCTGTCCATTTTCTCGGTATCTCGTCACGTGTTTATAGTTCCATCACACAAAATGTATCTGTCCACTTCCTCGGTATCATATCACGCCTGTATAGTTCTAGCACAGGAAATGTATCTGTCCACTTCCTCGGTGTCTCATCACGTGTTTATAGTTCCATCACACGAAATGTATCTGTTCACTTCCTCATGATCTAATCACGTGTTTCTAGTTCTAATACGTGTACAGTATCATCACTATAACACGTGTTCATAGTTCCATCACCTGAATCGTGCCATCAACATACCCTATCCACACCTATCTACACCTACAGCTGTAGGACCCATAGTTTCAAGTCCCTCGTCCAGGAGACAGGCTGTTTTATGGTCTCCTGACACAACAAGTACCTGTTGGCTTAAAAAATCAGGAACAAACACTCTGTTGTACATGTCACGGCTTATCGTACCAAATCCCATCCCACTGACCTCCTCATCCTTGTCCAGTTCCCCACTCCAGGTATATAAGGTGTTGTCGGATTGGTCCTTTATTACCAGTTCACGCCGATCATCATCATCGGGCTTGTATACCACCACAGCGACATGTCCTGTGGTCAGACAGACGATGCTCAGTCCCTTCCCTCCACACGAGAGTTGTCTGACCTTGTTCCCAGACTTATTCAGTACCAGTATTGTTGGAGAGTCAGTACTAACAACCACCTCGTCATTGTCACTCACACTCACATAGCAAGCACGTAATGGACTGACGTCAGCAAACGTGGTGACTCGTCTGACCTCGGACAGATGGTATATCAGTGCACGTGGTGATTCATCATCAGAAGTCCTCCTGTGTTGGTCAATGTCAGATCCCCCGGATTGAAGTCCAGCTTTATAGTCTCCATAACCTGGCCGTCGTTGTTGACTAAAATCAAACATCTTCTGATGACTACTGATATCCAAGCGTGTTTATCATCAATTGGACACATCGAGGCGATTTCCTTCTTTTGTGGGACTCTGAATGTGAACATTTGTTTGACACGTGTACTGTCAATCTGTCTCTTCTTGTAGCGAGCGACATCTTTGACCTCCTGACCGATCTGAATATACCCAAACATTGATTTCAATTGAGATCGTTCAAATGTCCCGGGTACAAAATGTGGTGGACGAGGCACCACACTTTCAGTATTGAATTTGTACAGCGATTTGGCGGTTTGTAGTTTCTTCGTCAATTCAAAAAAGAAGGATATCTGCGGCGTTGGTTTCATGTCCTCCTCAACAGCCTGAATCAACTTCCTCATTTCCTCCTCCTCAACAGCCTGAATCAACTTCCTCATTTCCTCCTCCTCAACAGCCTGAATCAACTTCCTCATTTCCTCCTCCTCAACAGCCTGAATCAACTTCCTCATTTCCTTGATGTTTTTCTCGAATCGCTCATAATCTTTAACCTTTCTCTTTTACTTACTGTATTACATTACCACTATTGGAATGTCTGagcatattatttttttagaatgaaatattaaaaataatttaatgcgtcccgaaaaaaaaatccatagcaCTTTTgtctatattgaatgaagtgtTGATTGCGCATAtactaaaagcaaaataaatcatttcatacattttttatgtttatttgacaCATATACACGTGATAAAATATCAGTTATTgatcaaattaatattttcgtttatgctctgttgacgatggagcatctttagtcCTAATGgttaatatttgatttgattcaTTTGACAGATGACGCAATGGCCATTCACAATGGGATGAAGTTTTCCACTTTcgacaatgataatgatgagtGGATCGGCAACAATTGTGTTGCGTTACGTAAGGCCAGTTGGTGGTACAATGCCTGCTATCGCACAAATCTCAATGGCGGATTATATGTAAACGGCACTGGGAATTGGGCCTCCTTGGTTTGGGATCATTTCTATAAGAATTCACATCCCAACATGATGAAGACAAAAATGCTAGCGAAACGGCCTCAGCAGTAATATAATTGAGATATCTGCATCAAAGGGCAGtgatgacaaaaaaaatgagaaaaactgTATCACCTTGCTTAACTTTGATATATCCATAAAATACAATGACagaggaaaaggaaaaaaaaacctgtatcACCTTGATACATGTTTCCTTTGCACCTTTGTTCGGGCAAAGGTGGCAATAAAGCTGTTGATTTCGTCCTTAGCAGTGTCGGAGATAATCTTTGACATCACTTACATCagttgttgttttgtgttgtatgtGCGTTGTAGATTGACCGAACAGACAAACACATTTGTGTGTGATCCGTTCGTAGTTTCCTTTGGATAACATGTGGGCGATATAACGGGAGATATGTGTATCATTACCATATACGAAAATAATGTTAGCGTAATTGGGGTACTACCGACAGGTGGCTTGTGGTACGATTCTATAATGCAAATCTATATAATTACTACTTTACATTGAGAGATATAACAACATGATCTATTACACTATACTTGTAGTCTATAACCTGCAGCAGCTTCCCGCTGAGTGATGGAAGGTATGTAAAAATGTGTTAAGATATCCAGGGTAATTTCTTATGAACTAGGAAAATAAATTTTCCTATCAAAATCATTCTACATGCGATGAAATTCATTTACATAATAgaaatcctaaaacgtcctcgcTGCTGTCCAAGTCCGTGTTGGCATTTCCATGCAGTCTCGctttcaaaaagatttttttttttagaactGTGTTTGATTACATGGGGTTTTCCATAAtatcaatggtcaaaactggcaACAttagcagaacttgaccgtcgttttgatatgtaaggaaTTTTGGAATGCCAATGAATACATTTAGACtgattttctttgcccgactattcactttaaggatGGCAGAAAACTACGCTTTGAATGCACAGTGTATGCACATATATATGTTCTACAAATTGGTCTGATTTTTTTACTTGCCGGTGAAATATTATACAATTGCGGTATACAAATATGACCTTTATATGCAACATTTCATGGTCTTGGAGCCTGTCTGGTGTATTATTATATTACGTATATCATTTTCTGTGTTTAGTTGTTCACGCTTCCGCCATTAAATTGCAAAACGAGGCTGAGGGTGCTTCCctgacaatataacatctctCTCTCATTGCGGCTAATAAACCAGCCTGGACGAAGGCGATGTCATATGTGCCGCCCCTCTCCGAGGCTAGAATGCAGGGATGGGCGGAACAGAAAGATGTCCAATCGAAATCAAAGAAAATGGGATACAAACATGTATTGGTATTCTGTTTCCTCTGGCTTTCTAATACAATGACAGTCTCGATCATGATTGTTGATAGGGAAGCTGTCGTATGGAAGCACTCTCAGCCTCGTTTTGGAAACAGCAGGTTGACTCGCGTGAATATAGTGTGTTTCCGAGAAAAACAGTTTTGATTTTTAGTGCGAGCGTACTCGCATTATTATTTTGCTTGTCGGGTGTGGAGTCTGTGTACATTcgctatgcgcagattccaactgcgcacgCGATACGGGAAACTGGTGTCTTTAATAGATTAATATATTTCTAGAGGTAGAGGATGCTTTCATTCTGATGCCCGAATGAGCACGTGAGCCTATAATAGTTGTCTGGATCAACTATTTACATTTTTCGTTTAAACACGTAACCGTctcttgtttaaaaaaatggaTGATACATTTTGCactatattgataattttgtagtaaTTAACTTGATATGACCAACAGTTTGTTTTTCAAGTTACTTAAACGTTTTTAAGATTAAAGAAAAATTATGCCAGATTAATAAATTAGATTAGGAAACATAGTTCTACATATTCCACCCATGGCTTGTGTAAAACTATCATTATGCGGGGTGTAAGGGAGAATGCTATAtacatgggtatatatataatatattatgtattagtTGATACCATCAATATCCGGACTTTGCTGTTTTGTGTATTCCGTCTCTGTATCTTGCTTTTGGTGTTTAGATGTTTAATTCCGATTCCGatggaaataaatataaaagtttaaatGGAAGATGGTTTGATTATTCATTGATTCATACTTTGACGACGCTAAAAGTGTTGATCATGAGAATTCATGACCCCAATATGCACGAGAAATAAGTCACACTTCGAGAACAATCACTCATGTGTGATTCGATGATATTTACAGGGAAGGGAAACCTCAACatttttaagaaaaagaaaagaataaGGACTGttgtagttttatgttatatgaCATTTATTTACTAAACGATAGATAAATTTATGTGCTCCATGAATTATTTCGATATTGGGCgttatgtatatatcaaaaaaaaattgcgAATTGGAATTTTTCTGTTGAACCATAATTAAATAGGAAAATGCAAGTTATTTTGTCGATACTGAGTAAGTCTCTATTCGAATCTGATTTGATGGATTTGCACGTCACCGCTGATACTGATGTATCCAAACTTTTGCGGTGGGTGGATACGGTGGGGATAGTCACAGAATGGCTTATTGTTAGAAAATATCTGCAAAAGAAACAataatcaagtaaaataaaGGCACATTTACTTTGAAATTCCGAAAAAAAGCTATTATATAAAGCACTCATTGTAGTGaaaaactagaaaaaaatatattaaaaatgttcTTCGTAGTATTGTTAAGTATTAACTTGTGATTAAGATTATGTTACGGTGATATACCACAAAAATCATCGTTGGTGACCcgctacacttatcacccgTGGGACACCTCGATATCAGAGCACCCCTTTCGTCAAGTGCCATTTGATTGGCCTCAACAGATTTTCCTGTCGATATTTTTAGCCAATGAGATTGGAGGTAACATACGCTTCACAGAAGCTGTACATAAACAACATtgatattcatgaatattctcCTTCTAACCTAAagaattatcattttaaaagagTAATGTTGAttggttactatttatagaGTGACGCCATTGAAGCGGTTCTCTGAGCTCGAACTGTCACAcgggtgataagtgtagcgtagcgTAGTGCAATCAACCGTGGATCACTGACGATGCACAAAAATCTTAGTGAACTCTAAATAAACCTTGAAGTGTACActctgatttttgtgttataactccattatataaaaacatactcaaattaatccttaaaaTTCAATTTAGTACAGATTATCTCTTTAAAATCAAAAAGTTTTTTggctcttttgtctatgaagtCATTACGTCGTTATATAATGAGCCAATCAGAAGTGACATTACAAATGGCCATTTGTttctttatgggctgataacaATATGTCAAGccaatataaatgttgttttttttacaagtAATATTGAATTATTGAATGACAATACACACATAAACTTACCCGGTATCTATCTTGGTCCACGATAAAGCGTATTTCAAATTGTTGGTTAATTCCAAACGGAAAATAGGGGGCGCCTCTATCTTCATCTCCCCAGCTTCCGGAAGATTTAGTATTAAGAACGAGTACATTGTTGTCCGGCCCAGCGTTAATCCGAGGATTAAAATGAAGGGCAATGTTTTCGCCAGATGGGTCCTCTTGGAAATTGATGAAGAATTTACTAATGTAAGAAAAGATGATCTAAATAAAACCGAGCTGGGAAATTATAGCGATAATGCATAATACAATATTCgttataatttaattatctaataaaatcatacatttttttattattagatatgatatataatactaaATAGATAAAAACGTACCTAACGTATCTTTGAAATCAtgtgatacattgtacacaGTGCACGAATattcgaaaataattacatcTGTAATTATTACAAATAGTTGAAAAGTCGTACATTGTActtattcaattttcaaaaaaccAATATAGTCGAAAcattatacttatttaactttCAGGATTTAACATAGTTGGTACATCGTTCTTATTCTACTTTCGAAAATTAAATGCAGTTGAAATATCGTACTTATTCAACTTTCGAAATTGAATATAGTTTAAATGTGTATATCTTTAGCTTATATTAAGAGGTAGTTACCCTTCGTTCCCGGGGATGGCCATACCGCTGACGACGATACTTCTCCCTATTACAAGGCCACCCTGTATCTGTGTCTCAAATGGCATTGGCTGTAAACAAGAATGGTATATTCTGATTTTggggttatctcccttcatcTTAAGTAAGATGTctatatttgttgttgttgtgtgtggaATGGTTTTAACttttacaatattaaaataCAAGCCCTGAtaatagtgataataaggatttgtatttaATAGGGTTGCTATTTGTACAACTATTTTGTTCTGCAGGaaggtctatatatagacaATAGCTGCTATCTTCACTGTCGGGAATCACGTGGTTTGAAGTGCACGTGGTGATCCCACGAACAGACAAAATGTCTGCCTTGCAGAAAACCGAGGCGCTTCGGAAGAAACCAGACGGTAAGCTTCCGAATTCAATGGGTCTAATGTATCAAGAACTGGCCTATagacattgtacattattaccAAATATACCCATGTTTACATTTCTGCTGAATTTTGTGTCATTGTTGCAAACATTCAAATAATCGGAGGGTGGGTGTAGAAAAAAATCTCTCAACATTTCATCAACACTTCGCGTAGTGAAACCCACGAACGAATGTTTAGAGTTACCTCCCGTCTTGCTGAATCATGCTCGTTTTATTAGCCATGTTATAACatttttcgcagtgaaatataaggttttaagGTGAAAATACAAGTGATCACTTTTGGTATTTTCACTCAATTTTGACCAATAGGAATGCatcattgacagtgaaaatatcagttttattcttacgtcattagtttgtgcaCAAAATGACGTCAAGTTTTGTATAGAAATATaacgttatgctcacaaaaaatACGCCGAAATTATCGCAAGGgcaaataataatatttcatcTCGTGAGGCGGAAGATTACACctcattttatgaaatatcacgtgtatttatcaagaaacaaggaatatccaTTATTTAGCTGGAACAGACTATAGTATACAAGACACATTTGAGTTTTCtccttttttgttttgaaatggccattttttgtttgtttttttagcACTATGCTGTTTGGTCAGCAATATTTATATgctttgatatatatacaattgttatttatatagttTTTATACTACGCTTTACCGTAATAAATACCTTCAAGTATTTATATGAGTGGTCAGTCAGTCAGtacgtacaaatgtatatgatagGTTTATACAATACCAAAATGAGTGATAATTACATCAAATGAAGGCGCCAACTGTTTTTGGAGCTCACGATTAATGGTAACACATTGTTGGTTGAAATTTATAGGTATTAAGAATTCCGATCTTGTCTGGAGTTGAAAGGTATTTGCCAACCCAATTTGTTGTTTGGAATTGCAAGGTGTTTGGTAACCCAATGTTGCTTGGAATGGATAGTTATTTGATAACCCAAAGTTATTTGGAATTGAAAGGTATTTGGTAACCCAGTTGTTTAGAAGTGAAAGCTAGTGGTAACCCATTTTTTCTGGAATTGATAGCTGATTGGTAACGTGTAACTagtttaaaattgaaatgatttgGTAACCcgatttttgttttgaattgaCAGGAATTTAGAAACCCAACGTTGTCTGAAATTCAGAGGTATTTGATAACCCGATTATGTCGGGAATCGACAGGTATTCAGTAAACCGTTGTTACATGGGATTGATAGATATCCGATATATATAGCGACATAACTTTATACTGTGTAATGTTTCACATACCGGATTTTGTATCGGAGGGCCCCCATACATTGCTCCCATCTGCTGTGGCATTCCTTGAAATGGCATAGCTCCCGGCGCCATGCCTCCCGGCGCCATTCCTCCTGGCATCATTCCTCCAGGCGCCATGCCTCCAGGCATCATACCTCCCGGTGCCATACCTCCTGGTGCCATACCGGGATATCCTTGGTTTGGGGGCATGCCCTAAAGTGattaaaacattgttaatatattaatcattttattcagatatatatataaacaaattaccGACGTTTACTGAAATTTATATCCCATGTAGTTTTGAGATTTTATTTCAGCAGTCGAAAACCTACAGATCATGTGCATCGATCAAAACGACATTAACTTAAAAACGCAATTTTTCCACTGAACAATTCCACCGGTCATGCTTCTGCAAACAGTATGCACAATACCAAGAAACTAAACAGTTCTTTAGCTGTTTCGTACTGTAAAGTAGTCTTAAAGTTCAGACAACGGACACACGTTTACGGAGACTTCATATTTTTGCtctatatttcatgtattttgacAACTGTTCCATTTACCATCATATTTTTAATGAGATTTTCTTGAAATAACATAAGTTTGTAAAAAACTACTTGCGAAATATTTTCagatatgtttgaaatatttctctTTTATTTGGAATTTGTATTATAGATGATTACATACACGTCatgtaacaaaactttaacgtcattttgtttacttcataatgtcatttgcatttttttaaagtagcATTGATATCTCTTGAAATAAACGGGAAATTGTACGAATATTTCCGACACGTAATTTGCAGCTATTTTTTGCAGTTATACACAAAGT
This genomic window from Argopecten irradians isolate NY chromosome 11, Ai_NY, whole genome shotgun sequence contains:
- the LOC138335572 gene encoding galectin-3-like, with the translated sequence MQNYGGYPPPGGPGGYPPPGGQGFPQGGPGYPPGSGYPQPGGPGFPPQGGAGYPGVGPGVPPGAYGQPGYPSSGMPPNQGYPGMAPGGMAPGGMMPGGMAPGGMMPGGMAPGGMAPGAMPFQGMPQQMGAMYGGPPIQNPPMPFETQIQGGLVIGRSIVVSGMAIPGNEGKFFINFQEDPSGENIALHFNPRINAGPDNNVLVLNTKSSGSWGDEDRGAPYFPFGINQQFEIRFIVDQDRYRIFSNNKPFCDYPHRIHPPQKFGYISISGDVQIHQIRFE